Proteins encoded in a region of the Heterodontus francisci isolate sHetFra1 unplaced genomic scaffold, sHetFra1.hap1 HAP1_SCAFFOLD_278, whole genome shotgun sequence genome:
- the LOC137362860 gene encoding histone H2B-like: protein AAKKGANKTVSKPSAKGGKKRRKSRKESYSIDIYEVMKQVHPDTGISSKAMSIMNSFVNDIFERIAGEASRLAHYNKRSTISSREIQTAVRLLLPGELVKHAVSEGTKAVIKYTSSK, encoded by the coding sequence gctgctaagaagggcgccaataaaactgtgagtaaaccgtcagcaaagggcggcaagaagcggagaaagtcgaggaaggagagttactccatcgacATCTacgaagtgatgaagcaggttcaccccgacaccggcatctcctccaaggccatgagcatcatgaactcgtttgtgaacgatattttcgagcgcatcgcgggtgaggcttcacgcctggcccattacaacaagcgcagcaccatcagctcccgggagatccagaccgccgtgcgcctgctgctgcccggggagctggtcaagcacgccgtgtcggaagggacaaaggcggtgatcaagtacaccagctccaagtaa